In the genome of Nyctibius grandis isolate bNycGra1 chromosome 18, bNycGra1.pri, whole genome shotgun sequence, one region contains:
- the MYO19 gene encoding unconventional myosin-XIX isoform X3, with translation MPKQENGQKEESIIQNDLSESFEEEVRAFLSDEEKLHLFDDLTKVNPVTTTTVLKCLQARYTVNLFYTNAGCSLVALNPFQPFSCLYSPELMREYHVALRPQDLKPHIFAVAEQTYRNVQSQIDPINQSIIVSGESGAGKTWTSRCLMKFYASVAASVVSPKGNETVERIERRVLDSNPVMEAFGNACTLRNNNSSRFGKYIQLQLDRFHHLSSASIQTFLLEKTRVAYQAPNERNFHIFYQITKGATAEERLEWNLPEGTDYRWLPNSERNLDEDCFEVTRDAMFHLGIDRSTQNNIFKVLSGLLHLGNVQFSNPVDESQPCELEDKAKDFVKTAGDLLKIPVEELLESLRIRTITAGKQQQVFKKPCSRAECETRRDCLAKVIYAKLFEWLVLVINESIYADPSVWSSFIGLLDVYGFEAFPENNLEQLCINYANEKLQQHFVAHYLKAQQEEYAAEGLQWSFINYQDNQNCLDLIEGNPLSIFSLLNEECRLNRSSNTDLFQTRIEKALSNNQCLSRNKFSKKPNFIISHYAGKVCYQLAAMVEKNKDPIPPELVHVLQNSKDSLLQKLFPVTETNQNNIKTQNRAAVVTVVSKFKGSLEHLMHILNSTTPHYIRCIKPNADCKAMTFKREEVLSQLQACGIVEAITISAAGFPIRLPFQSFTERYGTLRKACGSNKNCRTAKKKAYLDSAASSTFCKLLYEILFSKQERGWTLKNTIQSTRLIPSSPNGSVQ, from the exons ATGCCAAAGcag GAAAATGGCCAAAAAGAAGAATCTATCATCCAGAATGACCTCAGTGAATCATTTGAAGAAGAAGTTAGAGCATTCCTCAGTGATGAAGAGAAACTGCATCTTTTTGATGACCTCACCAAAGTTAATCCAGTGACAACTACAACAG TTCTGAAATGTCTTCAAGCAAGATATACAGTAAACTTGTTTTATACAAatgctggctgcagcctggTGGCTTTAAATCCATTTCAGCCTTTCTCCTGCCTCTACTCACCTGAGCTTATGAGAGAGTACCACGTTGCACTTCGTCCTCAG GATTTAAAACCTCACATCTTTGCAGTGGCTGAACAAACCTACAGAAACGTCCAAAGCCAGATAGACCCCATAAACCAGTCTATAATTGTTAGTGGAGAAAGTGGTGCTGGGAAG ACCTGGACATCTCGCTGCCTTATGAAATTCTATGCTTCTGTTGCTGCTTCAGTTGTCTCTCCAAAAGGCAATGAAACTGTGGAAAGGATAGAGAGGAGAGTGTTGGACTCCAACCCTGTCATGGAAGCATTTG GCAATGCATGTACCCTGCGGAATAACAACAGTAGCCGTTTTGGGAAATATATCCAGCTTCAGTTAGACAG ATTCCACCATCTGAGTAGTGCTTCCATTCAGACTTTCCTTTTGGAGAAGACCAGAGTTGCCTATCAGGCCCCCAATGAAAGAAACTTCCATATTTTTTATCAG ATCACAAAAGGTGCCACTGCAGAGGAGAGGCTGGAATGGAACCTTCCAGAAGGGACTGACTACCGCTGGCTGccaaattctgaaagaaacttAGATG AGGACTGCTTCGAAGTGACCAGAGATGCAATGTTTCACTTGGGCATTGACCGCTCCACGCAGAACAATATTTTCAAG GTACTGTCAGGCCTTCTCCATCTTGGGAATGTTCAATTCTCTAATCCAGTGGATGAATCCCAACCTTGTGAACTAGAAGACAAAGCCAAAG atTTTGTGAAGACCGCTGGTGATTTGCTGAAGATACCTGTCGAGGAACTACTGGAATCATTAAGAATTCGAACAATAACTGCTGGAAAACAACAACAAGTCTTCAAAAAGCCATGCTCCAGAGCCGAATGTGAGACTAGGAGGGACTGCCTCGCCAAAGTGATCTACGCTAA GTTGTTTGAGTGGCTCGTTTTGGTCATAAATGAAAGCATCTACGCAGATCCATCGGTGTGGAGCAGCTTCATAG GTTTGTTGGATGTTTATGGTTTTGAAGCCTTCCCTGAAAACAACTTGGAACAGCTTTGTATTAACTATGCCAACGAGAAACTGCAGCAGCACTTTGTAGCGCACTATCTGAAAGCACAACAG GAAGAATACGCAGCTGAAGGCCTACAGTGGTCTTTCATAAACTACCAGGATAACCAGAACTGCCTTGATCTGATAGAGGGCAATCCtctcagcattttttctttgctgaatgaG GAGTGCCGTCTGAATAGATCCTCTAACACTGACCTGTTCCAAACTCGGATTGAGAAAGCCTTGTCTAATAATCAATGTTTAAGTCGAAACAAGTTTAGTAAGAAGCCTAACTTTATTATTTCACATTATGCTGGTAAAGTCTGCTATCAGCTGGCAGCAATGGTGGAGAAAAATAAG GACCCCATTCCACCAGAGCTGGTCCATGTTTTGCAGAATTCTAAGGACTCTCTgcttcaaaaattatttcctgtgacaGAAACGAACCAAAACAACATCAAAACCCAGAACAGAGCAGCTGTTGTTACAGTGGTGTCAAAGTTCAAG GGTTCACTTGAACATCTCATGCACATTTTGAATAGCACCACACCGCACTACATCCGCTGCATCAAGCCTAACGCTGACTGCAAGGCAATgacttttaaaagagaagag GTTCTCAGCCAGCTTCAGGCATGTGGAATAGTCGAAGCCATCACCATCAGTGCAGCGGGCTTCCCTATTAG GCTCCCTTTCCAAAGTTTCACCGAGCGCTACGGAACACTGAGAAAAGCATGTGGGTCCAATAAAAACTGTCGTACTGCCAAGAAAAAAG CTTACCTGgattctgctgcttcttctacCTTTTGCAAACTTCTGTATGAGATTCTTTTTTCTAAGCAAGAGCGAGGATggactttaaaaaacacaatcCAGTCTACAAG aTTAATCCCATCTTCACCCAATGGGTCTGTTCAGTAA